In Microplitis demolitor isolate Queensland-Clemson2020A chromosome 10, iyMicDemo2.1a, whole genome shotgun sequence, the sequence aaaatttcattacaaaATGATGTAACCAGTTTTTGAaacgtttaataaattaattgaatatctTCTGCACGAGCcataaattaactaaatattcATCTAATTACTGACCagctttaaataataagagcATTTCAGtagtagttttttttcatcagaCCGTCACGATTCCTTTTTTCTGATTCAAGATCCCTGACACTTTTTAAaggcaaacaaaaaattaaactcatgTGACTGGAGTCTAAATATAGGACAGGATGCCGATGTCTTCGACCGCACAAGCTGAGATTTACAAGAGTCCAAACGGAGTAACTGAGAAAGAAGTAAagaaggaaataaataaagcaatagagcaaaataagttattttgcAGCGATGAGCCGGGAGCTGAATAATTAGCGAGGGCTGTGTCCCCGTCGGGAAACCAAAAATTAATACCAGCATTCACACTCTGGTTTTATTCATCGCACATGCCCGCGTCCATCAAAAATCATTTAGAACCTTGAGCGTTTATCGACGATGAGCAAAAAAGTTTATACATAATTACAATTTACCTTCATGTAAACTACCAGTTCTACGTCGTCTTCGATGGCCCCTGTCGTGGATAACCCGTCCGCCGGTAAACTTGTGAGGGTCAAGAATATTCTCAACCGAAAATGCGAGTCCACGTTTATTTGGTTGTACAGTAGCATTAGTATTCGTTAAACAATTACCACCACTTCCTAATGAACTACTACAATTTGTTCGTGATAACTGATTCGCGGGATTACAAATACTCGTAACCATTGACCCAGCGGCATGTCCAGTTGCTAGATAAGGCGTCATTGGAGTTGTTGTGTGTCCAGCAACATTTATACCATTGGTATTACCACCAGAACTAATAACAGCACCATTATTACCACTATTACCACCACCAATACCACAACCACCAACACTACTAGCAATACCACCAGCACCACCACTTCCACTGGACGGTAAGCACGAGAGCAATCCAACAGTGCGATTCCCAAAAGGACTAAATTGTTCATTTATGCTGATTGTTCTTGAGGAAGCCGTCAAGTCAACGGGACTGCTTGGGTTGCTTTCAGCTTCGCGACACACGTCGACTTCGACATCTTCGTCCTCGTCGTAATTGCAACCGTTTCTCTCGTGAGCCTCATCTTCATCATCTTCCTCCTCGTCGTCAGCCGCGTCTCTTGATGACGACAGTCTCGTCCTATTTACAACTTCCGCGGTCTCAACATCATCAGTATCTTCCTCGTCGTCATCAATCCGCGGCTGGTGGACCAGAGGATCCCTCTTGACATCATCAATGCAGTCCTCGTCCATTGCAGCACTGGTTCGCGAGGCCGGAGATCCCACTGGCGATCCCGCCGGTGCACTTGTTTCCAGCatctgctgctgctgctgtttcGGATGCTCAAATCCAACAACAAATGGATCACCAGTTCTCACGTGCAACAACAAACCACGGCGTTTATTTTCCCGTGGCACGACTGCCCGTAGATTAACTTCCTCAGGACCCAGACACGTAACAAGCCCGTCTCCGTGCGGTGACAGTGTTCGGGATTCCTGATGCATCCTCCACATTTTACATGCGGAGGATCTTATCCTGCTGCTTTTATCTCCTTGAAACAGACATTATCTGACACTGAACTCaacttttgttaaattaacggTAATCAAGTTCTGGCTGATTGAAACAACCAACCAGCTGGTGATTCGAAAAACACTTGTCTTCAAACAGCTGCCGCTTTTTTGACCTAGGGCTTTCTAATGACACTTGTTAAATCATATATTCGTGAACAATTATAGTTCCGGGCACTTTCTGACACTTTTGAGCACTCAATGGTAAATGGAATCAGCAGGATCACATTGAAATAAGTAACAATCCGTAACTAATGAATGGTTGTCACAAAAACACGCAAGCTGTTAGACATCACAAGTATCAGTAGTATCAGTAAACAGACAAGCAATAACTTTGTTACGCAGCAGCAGTAGTAACAAAGTCTTGGCAACGTTTGTGCCGCGTATAGAGAGCCATGGTGCCGGAATAGGTGTGTATATCGCGATATTATTATCCCAGTGATACTGTCGGGGTAATAGTTGATACAGAGCAAACTGAGTTGTGAGTAAGAGAAAGAGAGTAAGATAAAGGGATCCTGATGGGGATGCTTGTTACGCCTCAGATGGGCGTTGCCCGAATGCGACTGCTCCCAAAACCATTGGTACACCCACCAATCACAGCATCCAGATAATTTCCCGGCTACAGTCCACCAGCATTCAGAGTCTGTGCTCTGCTCTGCTAGTAGTATCTGGCGCTGATGACTACGAGTTGCGCGGTTGCTCACACAACTCA encodes:
- the LOC103571868 gene encoding homeobox protein Hmx — its product is MWRMHQESRTLSPHGDGLVTCLGPEEVNLRAVVPRENKRRGLLLHVRTGDPFVVGFEHPKQQQQQMLETSAPAGSPVGSPASRTSAAMDEDCIDDVKRDPLVHQPRIDDDEEDTDDVETAEVVNRTRLSSSRDAADDEEEDDEDEAHERNGCNYDEDEDVEVDVCREAESNPSSPVDLTASSRTISINEQFSPFGNRTVGLLSCLPSSGSGGAGGIASSVGGCGIGGGNSGNNGAVISSGGNTNGINVAGHTTTPMTPYLATGHAAGSMVTSICNPANQLSRTNCSSSLGSGGNCLTNTNATVQPNKRGLAFSVENILDPHKFTGGRVIHDRGHRRRRRTGSLHEDGDSRGELCGSGQEDDSVHDQVEDMEEEIDEDDEDEDDVDMQGVDDRGTPTVTRDTASTGSNGSKKRQSSSSSSSSGGGQNPSCQSGSAQNGGSSSGGKPRRARTAFTYEQLVALENKFKTTRYLSVCERLNLALSLSLTETQVKIWFQNRRTKWKKQNPGLDVNSPTVPTTPPHPSPYAPAFLFAAHPHAHPHAHSHPHQHPHSHVHHAPPPPPPPGYYHHPAPPYGSSTPSFFGHHLSSSPAVTAPTPISVSSAATTSNVGLSLSSHHVHAHAHSHA